The following proteins come from a genomic window of Miscanthus floridulus cultivar M001 chromosome 2, ASM1932011v1, whole genome shotgun sequence:
- the LOC136535849 gene encoding LOW QUALITY PROTEIN: uncharacterized protein (The sequence of the model RefSeq protein was modified relative to this genomic sequence to represent the inferred CDS: deleted 2 bases in 2 codons) → MIPVSADVAAELRLLLECATDSNFDSIRRELCQLVDSGLDGCILVLRVCLNQVLLNAGEVKNLQLQQKLLSDVFRYCLHKTCFATSFCEVLTTIALTDDFLESLSNLLELSVAEKVGVGLALSDYEDSEIKQKGQLFSIAQIEELCTNPIQSVSNDQIHEIIVFLHQSDGLSKHMDTLNNVISLLKVTERPFFAPVPNGDFGRQPNPSRHLDMYFGSTDDDFESLLSEIGKEISMADIVAELGYGCTVDNTHCKEILSIVEPLDDVAVSKLLGAVVGTHSGLGEATYATFVSAIRNSHTNDSPQLTKWNTDVLVDSINELAPSTNWVRVMEYLDHEGFNIPDETGFYLLISIYARACKDPFPLHAVCGSLWKNTEGQVSFLKHAVSAPPDKFTFAHSSRHLAFQDLAGPSQGNHAWFCLDLLEVLCQLAEVGYTASVRSMLEYPLGHCPELLLVGLSHISTVYNLLQYEVLSCVFPAVLKDPTKRNVVNYLWHTNPYFTLRGFVDAHSDPDCLLRIVDVCHDLKILSSVLDSTPFAFSIKLAAAALRKDSSHLEKWLTEKLSLYGKGFVEECVNFLKATMSNTDYVLEGTTQPQSIAKNIYWESCYVFIKVLQSHSGQLLSDVILDEIRKLCSLYESRNPSSAVRELTSSEGGSDDIEVEANAYFQHMFSGQISVDSMIQMLGRFKESTDKREVSIFNCMISNLFEEYKFFPKYPDKQLKIAAVLFGSLIKHQLVAHLALGIALRGVLDALRKSVDSKMFMFGTTALEQFMDRVIEWPQYCNHILQISHLRGTHFEMVSAIERALAKISSSQNEPNVGNLLSAEQHVSGSSSMEGIEVSESSWLMGTIPSQLGRLLSSSPLQHRQQGLLGERSKVSMSSLNKSIVSSQPPLASSSADLTINPKTTAPPSLLASPHQSTSVSMNVHTGFLRPRSTSGLPRQPSYTTGFGTALNIETLVAAAEQRDTPIETPPPEVQDKILFMINNISISNMEAKAKEFNEVIQEQYYPWFAQYMVMKRASIEPNFHDLYLKFFDKVNSKSLNKEILKATYENCKVLLRSDLIKSSSEERSLLKNLGSWLGKFTIGRNQALRAKEIDPKSLIVEAYEKGLMIAVIPFTSKILEPCHSSIAYRPPNPWTMGILSLLAEIYNLPNLKMNLKFDIEVLFKNLTVDMKDVKPTSLLKDRLREVEGNPDFSNKDVTASQTPVVAEVPSGTIPSLTHMERQPEINITSRAMSLPNILNQYAAPLRLPTNSTVEDDKVALMMPEQVPSLTQVSPAQTQSPSPSPFSVNQLMAAIPRDEIRFKINPKLGSLGPQLQYSKIMDLALDKANREIILPVIQRSVTIASRTTKELILKDYALESDNNTITRSAHLMVATLAGSLAHVTCKEPLRVALYSNLRNLIQNLMSGTETIEQLIHMLVNDNLDLGCAIIEAVATRQAVELIDVEIAQSFSQRKQREAGGPAYHDTFAYAQGPFARLPEALRPKPGHLSTSQQRVYEDFVHVWNPHSQNVSTTGSGLSGGATASSTLGVPRAYSPNSAPVSSSNSSTIHMSGLTSITQPTELGSDESVTGIAQFSSNPAQVGASESSVLLGGTIGAASTFSPLASNDLPVSATTVTINEISAMVPPLSTSAADRLGSILPEPLDTGDALERYQQVAQKLEALIVNDGKDVEIQSVIAEVPDILRKCVSRDEAALAVAQKVFKSLYDNTSNSTTVSWLLATLVAIRDVCKLVVKELTSWVIYSDEDKKFNIEIIFGLIRSELLNLGEYNVHLAKLIDGGRNKVATEFAMSLVQTLITQDSVGVSELYNVVDALSKLARRPGSPESLQQLIEIARNNVSTTTGFVVGKDEKVKLPKDKKVLATRANIEESTANEITLVDSNQVAVLFSEWCQMCNHVSASDAAYSRFVTQLQHDGLLKGDDISEHFFRILTELAVTHSLVSEQIIAPGGSSQQSPQQPHISYFSIDSYAKLVVMVLKYSSVEITPNKASILSKILSVTVRTIQKDAEEKKASFNPRPYFRLFINWLYDLTTTDGHHDGSNFQVLTAFANAFHMLQPSRVPAWSFAWLELVSHRSFMPKLLMCNSQKGWPFFQRLLVALFKFMEPYLRNAELPEAVDLLYKGTMRVLLVLLHDFPEFLCDYHFSFCDVIPSSCIQMRNVILSAFPRNMRLPDPSTPNLKIDLLAEISIAPRIMSDVDGALKSKQLKTEVDEYLKRPEGSSFLSDLKQKLLLPQNEATVAGTRYNVPLINSLVLYVGIQAVQQLQLNKANASASVQQINHMPPMDIFQIETATEMFRNLITSLDTEGRYLLLNAIANQLRYPNSHTHYFSFIILYLFAEATQEIIQEQITRVLLERLIVNRPHPWGLLITFIELIKNPRYNFWNRSFTHCAPEIEKLFESVARSCGAKAVDEGISVQDGSH, encoded by the exons ACatttggatatgtactttggtAGCACAGATGATGATTTTGAGTCGCTTCTCTCTGAAATTGGGAAAGAAATAAGCATGGCTGACATTGTAGCCGAGTTGGGTTATGGATGTACTGTTGACAACACTCACTGTAAGGAAATACTTTCCATTGTTGAGCCTCTTGATGATGTCGCTGTATCTAAGTTGCTTGGGGCTGTTGTTGGCACTCATAGTGGTCTTGGAGAGgccacatatgcaacatttgtatctgcTATTCGTAATAGCCACACGAATGACTCACCTCAGCTTACTAAATGGAACACAGATGTTCTAGTGGATTCAATCAATGAACTT GCCCCAAGTACAAACTGGGTGCGTGTAATGGAATATCTTGATCATGAGGGTTTCAATATACCTGATGAAACAGGCTTTTATCTATTGATATCTATATACGCACGTGCTTGCAAG GATCCATTTCCACTTCATGCTGTTTGTGGGTCATTGTGGAAAAACACAGAAGGCCAGGTATCGTTCTTAAAGCATGCGGTTTCTGCTCCACCTGATAAATTTACATTTGCACATTCTTCCAGGCACCTG GCATTTCAGGATTTGGCAGGTCCTAGTCAAGGCAATCATGCTTGGTTCTGCCTTGACCTTCTAGAAGTTTTATGCCAACTAGCTGAAGTTGGGTACACTGCATCTGTACGATCAATGCTTGAGTATCCACTGGGACATTGCCCTGAACTGTTACTTGTTGGTCTTAGCCACATCAGT ACCGTGTATAATCTCCTCCAATATGAAGTACTGTCCTGCGTATTTCCTGCTGTACTGAAGGATCCAACAAAGCGCAATGTAGTGAATTATCTCTGGCATACAAACCCATACTTCACGCTTCGAGGTTTTGTTGATGCTCATAGTGATCCAGATTGTTTGCTAAGAATTGTTGATGTTTGTCATGACTTGAAG ATTCTGTCTTCTGTCCTTGATTCTACTCCATTTGCATTTTCTATTAAATTGGCTGCTGCTGCCTTGAGGAAAGACTCTAGTCATCTTGAGAAATGGCTGACTGAAAAGTTATCTCTATATGGAAAAGGTTTTGTTGAG GAATGTGTTAATTTCCTGAAAGCAACTATGAGCAACACAGATTATGTCTTAGAGGGTACGACACAACCTCAATCTATTGCCAAAAACATATATTGGGAGTCTTGTTATGTCTTCATAAAG GTTCTCCAATCTCACTCGGGCCAGCTCTTGTCAGATGTAATACTGGATGAAATAAGGAAACTGTGTTCTCTGTATGAATCGAGGAATCCTAGCTCTGCTGTAAGAGAGCTTACTAGTTCAGAGGGAGGGTCAGATGACATTGAAGTAGAGGCTAATGCATATTTTCAACACATGTTCTCTGGACAGATAAGCGTTGATTCCATGATACAAATGCTTGGGCGCTTCAAAGAATCTACAGATAAGAG GGAGGTATCAATTTTCAACTGTATGATCTCAAATCTTTTTGAAGAATATAAGTTCTTTCCCAAGTATCCTGATAAGCAGCTTAAGATAGCAGCTGTTCTGTTTG GATCTCTTATTAAACATCAGCTTGTGGCTCACCTTGCGCTTGGAATTGCTCTACGTGGTGTCCTCGATGCCCTGCGCAAATCTGTTGATTCAAAG ATGTTTATGTTTGGTACAACAGCACTGGAGCAGTTTATGGATCGTGTCATAGAGTGGCCACAATACTGTAATCACATATTGCAGATCTCGCATCTTCGCGGAACACATTTTGAAATGGTTTCTGCTATTGAGAGAGCCCTAGCCAAAATCTCATCAAGTCAAAACGAGCCAAATGTTGGCAACCTGCTTTCTGCAGAGCAGCATGTTTCTGGTTCATCATCCATGGAAGGCATAGAG GTGTCTGAATCATCATGGCTGATGGGTACTATCCCAAGTCAACTAGGAAggcttctttcttcttctcctttgcaacatAGGCAGCAGGGTCTTCTTGGGGAGAGGTCTAAGGTTTCTATGAGTTCACTGAACAAGAGCATTGTATCCAGTCAGCCTCCCCTTGCTTCATCATCTGCTGATTTGACTATTAATCCAAAG ACAACTGCTCCACCCTCTTTACTAGCTTCACCTCATCAGTCTACCAGTGTGTCAATGAATGTGCATACTGGATTTCTGCGTCCTCGAAGTACCTCAG GATTGCCTAGGCAGCCTTCATATACTACTGGATTTGGGACTGCTTTAAATATAGAGACGCTTGTTGCTGCTGCGGAACAAAGAGATACACCAATTGag ACACCTCCACCTGAAGTTCAGGACAAAATTCTTTTTATGATCAACAATATATCCATCTCAAACATGGAAGCTAAGGCAAAGGAATTTAATGAGGTCATACAGGAACAGTATTATCCTTGGTTTGCACAATACATGGTCATGAAAAG GGCAAGCATTGAACCAAATTTCCATGATCTGTATTTGAAGTTCTTTGATAAAGTAAACTCAAAATCCTTGAACAAGGAAATACTGAAAGCCACATATGAGAACTGCAAG GTCTTGTTAAGATCAGACCTTATCAAATCTAGTTCTGAGGAGCGCTCCTTGCTAAAAAACTTAGGCAGCTGGTTGGGAAAGTTCACCATCGGTAGGAACCAGGCACTAAGGGCTAAGGAGATTGACCCAAAATCTCTTATTGTGGAG GCATACGAGAAAGGATTGATGATTGCGGTCATACCATTCACTTCAAAG ATTCTTGAACCTTGCCACTCAAGTATCGCATATCGTCCTCCAAATCCCTGGACCATGGGAATTCTAAGTCTACTTGCTGAAATTTATAATCTTCCAAACCTCAAGATGAATCTGAAATTTGATATCGAG GTTCTATTTAAGAACCTTACTGTTGACATGAAGGATGTGAAACCAACTTCCCTGCTTAAAGATCGTCTGCGAGAAGTCGAGGGAAATCCGGATTTTTCAAATAAAGATGTTACTGCATCTCAAACCCCTGTGGTTGCAGAAGTCCCTTCAGGAACTATCCCATCACTAACTCATATGGAACGGCAGCCTGAGATCAATATCACATCCCGAGCTATGAGCCTTCCAAATATACTTAATCAG TATGCTGCTCCTCTCCGTCTACCTACAAACAGCACGGTAGAAGATGACAAAGTTGCTCTGATGATGCCTGAGCAAGTGCCCTCGTTGACCCAGGTTTCGCCAGCACAAACACAATCACCATCACCATCTCCATTCTCTGTTAATCAG CTTATGGCGGCTATTCCACGTGATGAGATACGCTTCAAAATAAATCCAAAGCTTGGCTCCCTTGGTCCACAATTGCAGTATAGCAA AATTATGGATTTGGCTCTGGATAAGGCTAACAGGGAGATAATACTCCCTGTTATTCAAAGAAGTGTGACAATAGCAAGCCGAACTACAAAAGAACTTATTCTGAAG GATTATGCACTGGAGTCTGATAACAATACGATAACTCGATCTGCACATTTGATGGTTGCAACATTAGCTGGAAGTCTGGCACATGTTACTTGCAAG GAACCTCTTCGTGTCGCACTATATTCCAATCTTCGGAATCTCATTCAAAACCTTATGAGCGGCACTGAAACTATCGAGCAACTTATTCATATGCTAGTCAATGATAATTTGGATCTTGGCTGTGCCATCATTGAGGCTGTGGCAACACGTCAG GCTGTTGAATTGATTGATGTAGAAATAGCACAATCATTTTCACAAAGGAAACAAAGAGAGGCCGGTGGTCCTGCATATCATGATACCTTTGCTTATGCTCAAGGGCCGTTTGCTCGTTTACCTGAAGCACTACGTCCTAAGCCTGGGCATTTATCTACTTCCCAACAAAGAGTGTATGAG GACTTTGTTCATGTGTGGAATCCCCATAGTCAAAATGTCAGTACTACAGGTTCTGGTCTGTCTGGTGGTGCGACTGCCTCGAGCACTCTTGGTGTACCTCGAGCTTACAGTCCAAATTCAGCACCA GTATCCTCAAGTAATTCATCAACTATTCATATGAGTGGACTAACATCTATAACTCAGCCAACGGAACTGGGGTCTGATGAATCAGTTACTGGTATCGCACAATTTTCGAG TAATCCTGCCCAAGTTGGAGCAAGCGAGTCTTCTGTCTTACTTGGTGGAACCATTGGTGCTGCATCTACATTTTCTCCATTGGCATCTAACGACCTTCCTGTCAGTGCAACGACTGTCACAATCAAT GAAATAAGTGCTATGGTGCCACCTCTATCAACATCTGCTGCCGATCGCCTGGGATCTATTTTACCTGAACCTTTGGATACTGGGGATGCTTTGGAGAGATACCAACAGGTTGCCCAAAAG CTGGAAGCATTGATTGTTAATgatggcaaagatgtggaaatTCAG TCTGTTATTGCGGAAGTTCCTGATATCTTACGTAAGTGTGTTAGCCGGGATGAGGCTGCATTAGCAGTAGCACAAAAG GTTTTCAAAAGTTTGTACGATAACACATCAAATAGTACT ACAGTCTCCTGGCTTCTGGCAACCTTAGTTGCAATACGAGATGTCTGCAAGCTTGTTGTCAAAGAGCTAACAAGTTGG GTAATATATTCAGATGAAGATAAGAAGTTTAACATTGAAATCATTTTCGGCCTTATTCGTTCCGAGTTGCTGAATCTTGGGGAGTACAATGTTCATTTGGCAAAGCTAATTGATGGGGGAAGAAATA AGGTAGCAACGGAATTTGCAATGTCTCTTGTCCAAACATTGATTACTCAAGATTCTGTTGGCGTCTCAGAGCTTTACAATGTTGTTGATGCACTGTCGAAG CTTGCAAGGAGACCAGGTTCACCTGAATCGTTGCAACAATTGATCGAAATTGCAAGGAATAATGTGAGCACCACTACTGGTTTTGTTGTTGGGAAGGATGAAAAGGTGAAACTGCCAAAGGATAAAAAG GTTCTAGCTACCCGGGCAAACATAGAGGAAAGCACTGCTAATGAAATTACACTAGTTGATTCAAATCAG GTGGCAGTCCTGTTTTCTGAGTGGTGTCAGATGTGTAAtcatgtaagtgctagtgatgcgGCATACAGTCGTTTTGTCACACAGTTGCAGCATGATGGTCTGCTGAAGGGAGATGATATCTCTGAACACTTCTTTCGTATTCTCACG GAACTTGCTGTTACACACTCTCTAGTCTCCGAGCAAATCATTGCTCCTGGTGGATCATCTCAGCAATCACCACAGCAACCTCACATTTCATATTTCTCCATTGATTCATATGCAAAGCTTGTGGTTATGGTTCTCAAG TACTCTTCAGTGGAGATAACGCCAAATAAAGCCAGTATACTTTCCAAG ATTCTATCTGTTACAGTGAGAACCATTCAGAAAGATGCTGAGGAAAAGAAAGCTTCATTTAATCCTCGGCCATACTTTCGATTGTTTATAAATTGGCTCTATGACCTTACTACTACCGATGGCCACCATGATGGTTCTAATTTTCAG GTTTTGACTGCATTTGCAAATGCATTCCACATGCTACAACCCTCGAGAGTTCCTGCCTGGAG ctttgcttgGCTTGAGCTGGTGAGTCACAGGAGCTTCATGCCAAAACTGCTGATGTGCAATTCACAGAAAGGTTGGCCGTTTTTTCAGCGGCTGCTTGTTGCTCTTTTCAAATTCATGGAACCATATTTGAGAAATGCTGAACTCCCAGAGGCA GTGGACCTTTTATACAAAGGAACTATGAGAGTTCTGCTTGTACTACTGCATGACTTTCCTGAATTTCTTTGTGATTATCACTTCAGTTTCTGTGATGTGATTCCTTCAAGTTGCATTCAAATGCGCAATGTCATTCTTAGTGCTTTTCCACGTAACATGAGACTGCCAGACCCTTCTACTCCTAATCTAAAG ATTGATTTGTTGGCTGAAATTTCAATAGCACCACGAATCATGTCGGATGTTGATGGTGCCCTCAAATCAAAGCAGTTGAAGACTGAGGTTGATGAATATCTCAAG AGGCCGGAAGGCTCTTCCTTTCTAAGTGACCTGAAGCAAAAATTGCTGCTGCCTCAGAATGAAGCAACTGTTGCCGGGACACGCTACAACGTGCCTCTGATCAATTCACTTGTTCTTTATGTTGGCATCCAA GCTGTGCAACAACTGCAACTGAACAAGGCTAATGCATCGGCATCAGTACAGCAGATTAACCATATGCCTCCGATGGACATTTTCCAGATTGAAACAGCTACCGAGATGTTCAGAAATCTTATAACAAGTTTGGATACAGAGGGCCGCTACCTTCTGTTGAATGCAATTGCTAACCAACTGCGCTATCCCAATAGCCATACGCACTACTTCTCCTTCATCATTCTGTATCTATTTGCCGAGGCTACCCAG GAAATTATCCAGGAGCAAATAACGAGGGTTCTTCTGGAGCGTCTCATAGTGAACCGCCCCCATCCTTGGGGGTTACTTATTACTTTCATTGAATTGATAAAG AATCCGCGTTACAACTTTTGGAACCGGTCTTTTACACACTGTGCACCTGAGATTGAGAAACTGTTCGAGTCGGTGGCAAGGTCCTGCGGTGCAAAAGCTGTAGACGAAGGAATCAGTGTGCAGGATGGCAGTCACTAA